In Rhodothermus marinus DSM 4252, a single genomic region encodes these proteins:
- the plsX gene encoding phosphate acyltransferase PlsX — protein MALRVAVDAMGGDAAPAVVVEGALQALEAAPGRLEIQLYGPRSVVEAELAAHQALRREGLRLVDAPDVIGMAESPAVAVKTKLRSSIHLGLQAVARGEADAFASAGNTGAIMAAALFILGRLPEVSRPSVVGFFPTTKGRCLVLDIGTNVDCKPEHLLQFARMGSIFVERVWHVERPVVGLLNVGEEPGKGNALTKAAYELLQAATDLNFRGNVEGRDLMHHAADVVVCDGFVGNVMLKLGESMVTAFVEMLRQEMQAQGLDAAQQRQVLGLLRGVLRRFDYEEYGGAPLLGVNGAVVIGHGSSSARAIARMIQAAAELVEQDVVRSIAAAFHPA, from the coding sequence ATGGCCCTGCGTGTTGCCGTCGATGCCATGGGAGGCGACGCCGCACCGGCGGTCGTCGTCGAGGGTGCGTTACAGGCGCTCGAGGCGGCCCCCGGGCGTCTGGAGATCCAGCTCTACGGTCCCCGCTCGGTGGTGGAGGCCGAGCTGGCGGCCCATCAGGCGCTGAGGCGTGAAGGCCTTCGGCTCGTCGATGCGCCGGACGTGATCGGCATGGCCGAGTCGCCCGCCGTGGCCGTCAAGACCAAGCTGCGCTCGTCGATCCATCTGGGACTGCAGGCCGTCGCCCGGGGCGAGGCCGACGCGTTCGCCAGTGCCGGAAACACCGGGGCCATCATGGCCGCGGCCCTGTTCATTCTGGGGCGCCTGCCCGAGGTGTCCCGCCCTTCGGTGGTCGGCTTTTTCCCCACGACGAAGGGCCGTTGCCTGGTGCTCGACATTGGCACGAACGTGGATTGCAAGCCCGAGCACCTGCTTCAGTTCGCCCGGATGGGATCGATCTTCGTCGAGCGCGTCTGGCATGTCGAACGTCCGGTCGTGGGCCTGCTGAACGTCGGCGAGGAGCCGGGCAAGGGCAATGCGCTCACGAAGGCGGCCTACGAGCTATTGCAGGCCGCCACGGACCTGAACTTCCGCGGCAACGTCGAGGGCCGGGATCTGATGCACCACGCGGCCGACGTGGTCGTGTGCGACGGCTTCGTGGGTAACGTGATGCTCAAGCTGGGCGAGAGCATGGTGACGGCCTTCGTCGAGATGCTCCGCCAGGAGATGCAGGCGCAGGGGCTCGACGCCGCGCAGCAGCGACAGGTGCTGGGGTTGCTCCGCGGCGTGTTGCGCCGCTTCGACTACGAAGAATACGGCGGGGCGCCGCTGCTGGGCGTCAACGGGGCCGTCGTGATCGGACACGGCAGCTCTTCGGCCCGTGCCATCGCCCGCATGATCCAGGCCGCGGCCGAGCTGGTCGAGCAGGACGTGGTGCGCTCTATTGCCGCTGCCTTTCATCCCGCCTGA
- the rpmF gene encoding 50S ribosomal protein L32: MANPKRRHSKSRTRKRRAVYYRRLVEKPLPLMECPNCGNMKLRHHACPSCGYYRGRKVVDVEEFA, translated from the coding sequence ATGGCCAACCCGAAACGGAGACACTCGAAGTCGCGCACCCGGAAGCGTCGGGCCGTTTACTACCGGCGGCTGGTGGAGAAGCCGCTGCCGTTGATGGAATGCCCCAACTGTGGCAACATGAAGCTGCGGCACCATGCCTGCCCCTCGTGCGGCTACTACCGCGGGCGCAAGGTGGTCGATGTGGAAGAGTTTGCCTGA
- a CDS encoding YceD family protein: MVRIELAALREGFQRMALTPSAEALDLDPGVFEDIRVELALTYENGRLLVQLWAGATATLECDRTLELFKQPIEGTYSLFYAPPGVAVRRDDVEEIRELHAADRFVDLTDVVRDTLLLAIPMRKVKPGAESIPIPTQFGAPEEPEPEEPPIDPRWEALKKLRNL; the protein is encoded by the coding sequence ATGGTGCGGATTGAGCTGGCCGCCCTGCGTGAGGGGTTTCAGCGAATGGCGCTGACGCCCTCGGCGGAGGCGCTGGACCTGGACCCCGGCGTGTTCGAGGACATCCGCGTGGAGCTGGCGCTTACCTATGAAAACGGGCGGCTGCTGGTGCAGCTCTGGGCCGGCGCCACGGCGACGCTGGAGTGCGACCGCACGCTGGAGCTGTTCAAGCAGCCCATTGAGGGGACCTACTCGCTGTTCTACGCGCCTCCGGGGGTGGCCGTAAGACGGGATGACGTGGAAGAGATTCGGGAGCTGCATGCGGCGGATCGGTTTGTGGATCTGACGGATGTGGTGCGGGATACGTTGCTGCTGGCGATCCCCATGCGCAAGGTGAAGCCGGGCGCCGAGTCGATCCCGATTCCGACGCAATTTGGCGCGCCGGAGGAGCCGGAGCCCGAGGAGCCCCCGATCGATCCGCGCTGGGAAGCACTGAAAAAGCTTCGAAATCTCTGA
- a CDS encoding zinc ribbon domain-containing protein, with the protein MRECPSCALPVEEEAEVCPYCGYEFPAASPVHRAVAWLMILLLLGSGLYALWAWLLR; encoded by the coding sequence ATGCGGGAGTGTCCTTCCTGTGCGCTGCCGGTCGAAGAGGAAGCCGAGGTCTGTCCCTACTGCGGCTACGAGTTTCCGGCCGCTTCGCCGGTGCACCGGGCGGTTGCCTGGCTGATGATCCTGTTGTTGCTGGGCTCGGGGCTCTATGCGCTGTGGGCCTGGTTGCTGCGCTGA